The proteins below are encoded in one region of Tomitella fengzijianii:
- a CDS encoding DUF402 domain-containing protein has translation MSDAPARPPHAAAHPPKHETFDLRAKTNTDPKGFVRPVDEYRVEGWGLYMARPADHERFHYLESWLLPGPALRVSVFHFTPGNEQDQDHYVDIGAFEDRGGKWTAEDHYLDLVVRTGRDTEVLDVDELFDAVAAGFLTGRAAETAVLRAFAAVDGIAAHGHDLIAWLAARGTPITFRD, from the coding sequence ATGAGCGACGCCCCCGCCCGGCCCCCGCATGCCGCCGCACACCCGCCCAAGCACGAGACCTTCGACCTGCGCGCGAAGACCAATACCGACCCGAAAGGCTTCGTCCGCCCGGTCGACGAGTACCGCGTCGAGGGGTGGGGCCTGTACATGGCACGCCCCGCCGACCACGAGCGGTTCCACTACCTGGAGTCCTGGCTGCTTCCCGGCCCGGCGCTGCGCGTATCGGTCTTCCACTTCACCCCGGGGAACGAGCAGGACCAGGACCACTACGTGGACATCGGCGCGTTCGAGGACCGCGGCGGAAAGTGGACCGCCGAGGACCACTACCTCGATCTGGTGGTCCGGACGGGACGGGACACCGAGGTCCTCGACGTCGATGAGCTGTTCGACGCCGTCGCCGCCGGATTCCTCACCGGGCGCGCGGCGGAGACCGCCGTGCTGCGGGCGTTCGCCGCCGTCGACGGCATCGCCGCGCACGGCCACGATCTCATCGCCTGGCTCGCCGCGCGGGGAACGCCCATCACCTTCCGGGATTGA
- a CDS encoding universal stress protein produces the protein MSEYTTVVVGTDGSESSLKAVQRAASIAGSTAKLVIACAYFPSDPRSVESASDQLREDAYQVHGAAPTYEILRTANERARGAGATNIEERSIVGPPVESLLKLTNDVSADLLVVGNRGLNTITGRLLGSVPSDVARKAHSDVLIVHTVR, from the coding sequence ATGAGCGAATACACGACCGTCGTGGTGGGGACCGACGGGTCGGAATCGTCCCTGAAGGCAGTGCAACGCGCCGCGAGCATCGCCGGGTCGACCGCCAAGCTCGTCATCGCCTGCGCATATTTCCCGTCGGATCCGCGCAGCGTCGAGTCGGCATCCGACCAGCTCCGCGAAGACGCCTACCAGGTGCACGGCGCGGCACCCACTTACGAGATCCTGCGTACCGCCAACGAGCGGGCGCGCGGGGCCGGTGCGACGAACATCGAGGAGCGCTCCATCGTGGGGCCGCCGGTGGAGTCGCTGCTGAAGCTGACCAACGACGTCTCCGCGGACCTCCTCGTGGTGGGCAACCGCGGGCTGAACACGATCACCGGCCGGCTGCTCGGGTCGGTTCCCTCGGACGTGGCGCGCAAGGCGCACAGCGACGTCCTCATCGTGCACACGGTGCGCTGA
- the uvrB gene encoding excinuclease ABC subunit UvrB yields the protein MAFASEHPVVAQSEFRPIGAIERADGGFEVVSDYTPSGDQPKAIAELAGRLDGGERDVVLLGATGTGKSATAAWLIEKVQRPTLVMAPNKTLAAQLANELREMLPHNAVEYFVSYYDYYQPEAYIAQTDTYIEKDSSINDDVERLRHSATSSLLSRRDVVVVASVSCIYGLGTPQSYLDRSVPLEVGVEVPRDQLLRLLVDVQYTRNDMAFTRGSFRVKGDTVDIIPAYEELAVRIEFFGDEIDALYYLNPLTGEAVKKVDALRIFPATHYVAGPERMERAVHDIEAELEERLADLENRGKLLEAQRLRMRTTYDLEMIRQVGFCSGIENYSRHIDGRPAGSAPATLLDYFPEDFLLVIDESHVTVPQIGAMYEGDMSRKRNLVDFGFRLPSATDNRPLTWDEFSDRVGQTVYMSATPGDYEMGRTGGEFVEQVIRPTGLLDPKVVVKPTDGQIDDLVEQVRERTARDERVLVTTLTKKMSEDLTDYLLELGIRVRYLHSDIDTLRRVELLRELRLGEYDVLVGINLLREGLDLPEVSLVAILDADKEGFLRSTRSLIQTIGRAARNVSGEVHMYADRITDSMAQAIEETERRREKQIAYNTENGIDPTPLRKQIADILDRVYEEADDVDQLVEVGGSGRNASRGRRAQGEAGRAVSAGIYEGRDTSSMPRAELADLISELTDQMMAAARDLQFELAARLRDEVGDLKKELRGMDEAGIS from the coding sequence ATGGCATTCGCGTCGGAGCATCCCGTGGTCGCGCAGTCGGAGTTTCGTCCCATCGGGGCGATCGAACGCGCGGACGGCGGGTTCGAGGTCGTCAGCGACTACACGCCGTCCGGCGACCAGCCGAAGGCCATCGCGGAACTCGCCGGGCGGCTGGACGGCGGGGAGCGGGACGTCGTGCTGCTCGGCGCCACCGGCACCGGCAAGTCGGCCACCGCGGCCTGGCTGATCGAGAAAGTGCAGCGGCCCACGCTGGTCATGGCGCCGAACAAGACGCTCGCCGCTCAGCTGGCCAACGAACTTCGCGAGATGCTGCCGCACAACGCAGTGGAATACTTCGTCTCGTATTACGACTACTACCAGCCCGAGGCGTACATCGCGCAGACGGACACCTACATCGAGAAGGACTCGTCCATCAACGACGACGTGGAGCGCCTGCGTCACTCGGCGACGTCGAGCCTGCTTTCGCGCCGCGACGTCGTCGTGGTCGCGTCGGTGTCCTGCATCTACGGGCTGGGCACGCCGCAGTCCTACCTCGACCGCTCCGTTCCGCTGGAGGTGGGCGTGGAGGTGCCGCGCGACCAACTGCTGCGGCTGCTCGTCGACGTGCAGTACACGCGCAACGACATGGCGTTCACGCGCGGGTCGTTCCGGGTCAAGGGCGACACGGTCGACATCATCCCCGCCTACGAGGAGCTGGCGGTGCGCATCGAGTTCTTCGGTGATGAGATCGATGCGCTCTACTACCTGAACCCGCTCACCGGCGAGGCGGTCAAAAAGGTCGACGCACTGCGGATCTTCCCCGCCACGCACTATGTGGCGGGCCCGGAGCGCATGGAGCGCGCGGTGCACGACATCGAGGCGGAGCTGGAGGAGCGGCTGGCGGACCTGGAGAACCGCGGCAAGCTTCTGGAGGCCCAGCGGCTGCGCATGCGCACCACCTACGACCTCGAGATGATCCGGCAGGTCGGGTTCTGCTCCGGCATCGAGAACTATTCGCGGCACATCGACGGCCGGCCGGCCGGCTCCGCCCCCGCGACGCTGCTCGACTACTTCCCGGAGGACTTCCTGCTGGTCATCGACGAGTCGCATGTGACCGTGCCGCAGATCGGCGCGATGTACGAGGGCGACATGTCCCGCAAGCGCAACCTCGTGGACTTCGGCTTCCGCCTGCCGTCGGCCACCGACAACCGGCCGCTGACCTGGGACGAATTCTCCGACAGGGTGGGCCAGACGGTGTACATGTCGGCCACCCCGGGCGACTACGAGATGGGCCGCACCGGCGGTGAGTTCGTCGAACAGGTGATCCGGCCGACCGGCCTGCTCGACCCCAAGGTGGTGGTCAAGCCGACGGACGGCCAGATCGACGACCTCGTGGAACAGGTCCGCGAGCGCACCGCCCGCGACGAGCGCGTCCTGGTCACCACGCTGACCAAGAAGATGTCCGAGGACCTCACCGACTATCTGCTCGAGCTCGGCATCCGCGTGCGGTACCTGCACTCGGACATCGACACGCTCCGCCGTGTGGAACTGCTCCGTGAGCTCCGCCTGGGCGAGTACGACGTGCTGGTGGGCATCAACCTGCTGCGCGAGGGGCTGGACCTGCCCGAGGTTTCGCTGGTCGCGATCCTGGACGCTGACAAAGAGGGCTTCCTGCGCAGCACCCGCAGTCTCATCCAGACGATCGGACGTGCGGCGCGCAACGTCTCCGGCGAGGTCCACATGTACGCGGACCGCATCACCGACTCGATGGCGCAGGCCATCGAGGAGACCGAGCGCCGCCGCGAGAAGCAGATCGCCTACAACACCGAGAACGGCATCGATCCGACCCCGTTGCGCAAACAGATCGCGGACATCCTCGACCGCGTCTACGAGGAGGCCGACGACGTCGATCAGCTGGTGGAGGTCGGCGGTTCCGGACGCAACGCGAGCCGCGGCAGGCGCGCCCAGGGGGAGGCGGGCCGGGCCGTGAGCGCCGGCATCTACGAGGGGCGGGACACGTCGTCGATGCCGCGGGCCGAGCTTGCGGATCTCATCTCGGAGCTGACCGATCAGATGATGGCGGCCGCTCGCGACCTGCAGTTCGAGCTCGCAGCCCGGCTGCGTGACGAGGTCGGCGACCTGAAGAAGGAACTGCGCGGGATGGACGAGGCCGGCATCAGCTGA